Proteins encoded by one window of Dendropsophus ebraccatus isolate aDenEbr1 chromosome 4, aDenEbr1.pat, whole genome shotgun sequence:
- the TCP11L1 gene encoding T-complex protein 11-like protein 1, whose product MPLEPDKSQPGDESPDEPSRAGRSNTTDVSEETVRKRIRQNTPSPHRGNTPQASPPRFVSVEELMDAAKGVTNMALAHEIVVNGGFQIKPMELPQGSLERTVRDIVHKAFWDCLETQLSEDPPVYDHAIILLGEIKEALLSFLLPGHTRLKNQIIEVLDLELIKQEAQNGALDIPKLANFTIGMMGTLCAPARDEEVRKLRDIKEPVPLFRAIFMVLDLMKLDMANFAISSIRPHLMQQSVEYERKKFQDFFENQPNSLELVTNWLQESADDLLAKDSAAASSGSLCPISVLNHAYIKLLTWDHEQQLFPETVVMDQIRFQEMKLEVTQLTILGTLLLIIQNSASPGITSHTAFMERMKSLIKVLLEGVGTPSVNTEEALATVSEKVCVELSSYLSQHGATPFSTEREESLKGQIRTASSPSNQIFRLIDSRIQAFLLSYLAAANQRSVPVLPGGLSPIQKELEEIAVKFARLVNYNKMVFSPYYDSILSKILNKQVQP is encoded by the exons ATGCCTTTAGAACCCGATAAATCGCAGCCTGGAGATGAATCACCAGATGAACCCAGCAGAGCCGGCCGCAGTAACACTACAGATGTCTCTGAGGAAACGGTGCGGAAGAGAATCCGACAGAATACCCCAAGCCCACACAGAGGGAACACCCCACAGG CCAGTCCGCCTCGTTTTGTGTCAGTGGAAGAACTCATGGATGCAGCTAAAGGGGTCACCAACATGGCTTTGGCCCATGAGATTGTGGTCAATGGAGGTTTTCAGATCAAACCTATGGAGTTGCCTCAGGGAAG cctAGAAAGAACTGTTCGGGACATTGTACATAAAGCATTCTGGGATTGTCTAGAGACCCAGTTAAGTGAAGACCCGCCAGTTTATGATCATGCCATAATATTACTGGGAGAAATTAAAGAG GCTCTCTTGTCTTTCCTTCTGCCTGGTCATACACGCCTGAAGAATCAGATCATTGAGGTTTTGGACTTGGAACTCATCAAGCAAGAAGCACAGAATGGAGCCCTGGACATCCCGAAACTAGCTAACTTTACTATAGGAATGATGGGGACCTTGTGTGCACCAGCTCGAGATGAAGAGGTCAGGAAGCTGCGGGATATTAAGGAGCCAGTACCCTTGTTCAG AGCAATCTTCATGGTCTTGGATCTGATGAAACTAGATATGGCCAACTTTGCCATCAGCAGCATTCGTCCTCATTTAATGCAGCAGTCTGTGGAGTATGAAAGAAAGAAATTCCAAGACTTCTTTGAAAACCAACCAA ACTCTTTAGAATTGGTCACAAACTGGCTTCAGGAATCGGCTGATGATCTTCTGGCCAAGGACTCTGCAGCAGCTTCTTCTGGTTCTCTGTGTCCCATCTCTGTATTGAATCATGCCTACATAAAACTTCTCACATGGGACCATGAGCAGCAGCTTTTCCCAGAG ACAGTGGTGATGGACCAGATCCGTTTTCAGGAGATGAAGCTGGAAGTGACGCAGCTCACAATACTGGGAACTTTGCTCCTGATAATACAGAATTCAGCTTCTCCCGGCATCACCAGTCATACTGCCTTCATGGAGAGAATGAAGAGTCTTATTAAAGTCTTGTTGGAGGGAGTGGGAACTCC TTCAGTCAATACAGAGGAGGCCCTGGCCACAGTCAGTGAGAAGGTTTGTGTAGAACTGAGCAGCTACCTGAGTCAGCATGGAGCTACACCCTTCTCCACGGAGAGAGAGGAATCTCTTAAAGGACAGATCCGGACAGCATCGTCACCATCCAACCAGATTTTCCGATTAATAG ACTCGCGGATACAGGCATTTCTATTAAGCTACCTGGCTGCAGCTAACCAGAGGTCCGTTCCTGTACTTCCCGGTGGGCTAAGCCCAATCCAAAAAGAGTTGGAAGAGATTGCTGTGAAGTTTGCGCGTCTGGTCAACTACAACAAAATGGTGTTTAGTCCATACTATGACTCAATCCTGAGCAAGATACTAAACAAACAGGTGCAACCCTGA